In Burkholderia sp. NRF60-BP8, a single window of DNA contains:
- a CDS encoding serine hydrolase domain-containing protein, translating to MSSLPVTTHRREPDAALRARLDAVLDRALADARVVGTVVLVARDGELRYARAAGLADREAGTPMREDTLFRLASVSKPIVTAAAMRLVAASKIGLDEPVARWLPAFAPTLADGTPADITLRHLLSHTAGLGYRFLEADADGPYARAGVSDGMDGAGPSLAENVRRIAGVPLRFAPGTSWHYSLATDVVGALIEAVDGRPLADAVAALVTTPLGMTDTALFTHDAARLATPYVSTPGVPRRMTDDDLVPVYEGTVGIRFAPARAFDAAAWPSGGAGMIATAGDCMTLLDTLRTGRDNWLARRWIDEMSRIQPGAHDLPDAPGFGFGLGFSVLHDPAAAQSPESVGTWRWGGAYGHAWFVDRAAGLTVVALTNTLYEGMHGRIVTDVRDAVYGVDDRSAQ from the coding sequence ATGTCGTCACTGCCTGTCACCACGCACCGCAGGGAACCGGACGCCGCGCTGCGCGCGCGGCTCGACGCCGTGCTCGATCGCGCGCTGGCCGACGCGCGCGTGGTCGGCACGGTCGTGCTGGTCGCGCGCGACGGCGAATTGCGTTATGCACGTGCGGCCGGGCTGGCCGACCGCGAAGCCGGCACGCCGATGCGCGAGGACACGCTGTTCCGGCTCGCGTCGGTATCCAAGCCGATCGTGACGGCCGCCGCGATGCGGTTGGTCGCGGCATCGAAGATCGGCCTCGACGAGCCGGTCGCGCGCTGGCTGCCCGCGTTCGCGCCGACGCTCGCGGACGGCACGCCTGCCGACATCACGCTGCGCCATCTGCTGTCGCACACGGCCGGGCTCGGCTATCGCTTTCTCGAAGCGGACGCCGACGGGCCGTATGCGCGCGCGGGCGTGTCCGACGGCATGGACGGCGCCGGACCGTCGCTCGCGGAGAACGTGCGGCGCATCGCCGGCGTGCCGCTGCGGTTCGCGCCCGGCACGTCGTGGCACTACTCGCTCGCGACCGACGTGGTCGGTGCGCTGATCGAGGCGGTCGACGGCCGACCGCTCGCCGACGCCGTGGCGGCGCTCGTGACGACGCCGCTCGGGATGACCGACACGGCGCTTTTCACGCATGACGCGGCGCGCCTGGCGACGCCTTACGTCAGTACGCCCGGCGTGCCGCGCCGGATGACCGACGACGATCTCGTCCCGGTGTACGAGGGTACGGTCGGCATCCGTTTCGCACCGGCGCGCGCGTTCGATGCGGCCGCGTGGCCGTCGGGCGGCGCAGGGATGATCGCTACGGCGGGCGACTGCATGACGCTGCTCGATACGTTGCGCACCGGGCGCGACAATTGGCTCGCACGCCGCTGGATCGACGAGATGTCGCGCATTCAGCCGGGCGCGCACGACCTGCCGGACGCGCCGGGGTTCGGCTTCGGACTCGGCTTTTCCGTGCTGCATGACCCGGCGGCCGCGCAATCGCCGGAATCGGTCGGCACGTGGCGCTGGGGCGGCGCGTACGGGCATGCGTGGTTCGTCGACCGGGCGGCCGGGCTGACGGTGGTGGCGTTGACCAATACGTTGTACGAAGGGATGCACGGGCGTATTGTCACCGACGTGCGCGATGCGGTGTATGGCGTCGACGACCGGAGTGCGCAATGA
- a CDS encoding LysR family transcriptional regulator has product MENLGGFVVFVQVAETRSFVAAGRALGLSASAVGKRIARLEARLNVRLFHRSTRSITLTAEGARFLERCRRVIAEIDAAERELTQSVEAPRGRLRVSLPTIGTLLLPVLADFMAAYPAIELDIDFSDRIVDVIDEGFDVVLRTGRPTDSRLSSRLLGHFRQHLVASPDYLDRHGTPRTPADLAQHRCLHYRFPSSGKLEIWPLRAPRAGTPPEVPVSMVSNNAETRLCFALRGLGIACLPEFFVRDTLADGRLRAVLDDHVASRTPFYVLWPSGRHPMPKQRAFVDYMAEHLRL; this is encoded by the coding sequence ATGGAAAATCTTGGCGGTTTCGTCGTGTTCGTCCAGGTCGCGGAAACGCGCAGCTTCGTCGCGGCCGGCCGCGCGCTCGGATTGTCGGCGTCGGCGGTCGGCAAGCGCATCGCGCGCCTCGAGGCGCGCCTGAACGTGCGGCTCTTTCACCGCAGCACGCGCAGCATCACGCTGACGGCCGAAGGCGCGCGCTTTCTCGAACGGTGCCGGCGCGTGATCGCCGAAATCGACGCGGCCGAGCGGGAATTGACGCAGAGCGTCGAGGCGCCGCGCGGGCGGCTGCGCGTGAGCCTGCCGACGATCGGCACGCTGCTGCTGCCGGTGCTCGCCGATTTCATGGCCGCGTATCCGGCGATCGAGCTCGACATCGATTTCAGCGACCGGATCGTCGACGTGATCGACGAAGGCTTCGACGTGGTCCTGCGCACCGGCCGTCCGACCGATTCGCGACTGTCGTCGCGGCTGCTCGGCCACTTCCGCCAGCACCTGGTCGCGTCGCCCGACTATCTCGACCGGCACGGCACGCCGCGCACGCCGGCCGATCTCGCGCAGCACCGCTGCCTGCATTACCGCTTCCCGAGCAGCGGCAAGCTCGAGATCTGGCCGCTGCGCGCGCCGCGCGCCGGCACGCCGCCGGAAGTACCCGTCTCGATGGTCAGCAACAATGCCGAGACGCGCCTGTGCTTCGCGCTGCGCGGGCTCGGCATCGCATGCCTGCCCGAGTTCTTCGTACGCGACACGCTCGCCGACGGCAGGCTGCGCGCGGTGCTCGACGACCACGTCGCGAGCCGCACGCCGTTCTACGTACTGTGGCCGTCAGGCCGCCATCCGATGCCCAAGCAGCGCGCGTTCGTCGATTACATGGCCGAGCATTTGCGGCTGTAA
- a CDS encoding ABC transporter ATP-binding protein encodes MASVLLRNIAKRYDDTEVLRNVNLDIADGEFVVFVGPSGCGKSTLMRMIAGLEDISSGDLLIDGAKVNDVPSAKRGIAMVFQSYALYPHMTLYDNMAFGLKLAGAKKPEIDQAVKQAAKILHIDHLLDRKPKQLSGGQRQRVAIGRAITRKPKVFLFDEPLSNLDAALRVKMRLEFARLHDELKTTMIYVTHDQVEAMTLADKIVVLSGGAVQQVGTPNTLYHAPANQFVAGFIGSPKMNFLKGTVESADATGVLVRFDSGETQRVAVDAAGLQRGAAVTVGVRPEHLLVDAATPGVAARTMAVESLGDAAYLYAESAVAPDGLIARIPPLDTYRTGEALRVHALPEHCHLFDEHGQAFRRLSAHAKAA; translated from the coding sequence ATGGCAAGCGTGCTCCTGCGCAACATCGCGAAGCGCTACGACGACACCGAAGTGCTGCGCAACGTGAACCTCGACATCGCCGACGGCGAATTCGTCGTATTCGTCGGGCCGAGCGGCTGCGGCAAATCCACGCTGATGCGGATGATCGCCGGCCTCGAAGACATTTCGAGCGGCGACCTGCTGATCGACGGCGCGAAGGTCAACGACGTGCCGAGCGCGAAGCGCGGCATCGCGATGGTGTTCCAGTCGTATGCGCTGTACCCGCACATGACGCTGTACGACAACATGGCGTTCGGCCTGAAGCTCGCGGGCGCGAAGAAGCCCGAGATCGACCAGGCCGTGAAGCAGGCCGCGAAGATCCTGCACATCGATCACCTGCTCGACCGCAAGCCGAAGCAGCTGTCCGGCGGCCAGCGCCAGCGCGTCGCGATCGGCCGTGCGATCACGCGCAAGCCGAAGGTGTTCCTGTTCGACGAACCGCTGTCGAACCTCGACGCCGCGCTGCGCGTGAAGATGCGGCTGGAATTCGCGCGGCTGCACGACGAGCTGAAGACGACGATGATCTACGTGACGCACGACCAGGTCGAGGCGATGACGCTCGCCGACAAGATCGTCGTGCTGTCGGGCGGCGCGGTGCAGCAGGTCGGCACGCCGAACACGCTGTATCACGCGCCGGCGAACCAGTTCGTCGCGGGCTTCATCGGCTCGCCGAAGATGAACTTCCTGAAGGGCACGGTCGAATCGGCCGATGCGACCGGCGTGCTCGTGCGGTTCGACAGCGGCGAGACGCAGCGTGTCGCGGTCGACGCGGCCGGGCTGCAGCGCGGTGCGGCCGTGACCGTCGGCGTGCGGCCGGAACACCTGCTGGTCGATGCGGCGACGCCCGGCGTCGCCGCGCGGACGATGGCCGTCGAATCGCTCGGCGACGCCGCGTATCTGTATGCGGAGTCGGCCGTCGCGCCGGACGGGCTGATCGCGCGGATCCCGCCGCTCGACACGTATCGCACCGGCGAGGCGCTGCGCGTGCATGCGCTGCCCGAGCACTGCCATCTGTTCGACGAGCACGGGCAGGCGTTTCGGCGGCTGAGCGCGCACGCGAAGGCGGCTTGA
- a CDS encoding HAD family hydrolase: MSGASAGTNVLICDCDGVLIDSEAVAADVIVRELDARWPGVDARPAVMPLLGLRIERVLAGASDAVGRALSAADVDAIRRAVEAAAVNAPMVDGIDVALAAIELTTACASNSYRAYVEAALARTGLARFFGDRLFCADSVARPKPAPDVYLAAARTLGVAPANCLVVEDSATGITAAAAAGMTVLGFVGGGHASAAQIDALRGIGARHVFDDMHELPGYVARWQATGAVLPN, translated from the coding sequence ATGAGCGGTGCGAGTGCAGGGACGAACGTGCTGATCTGCGATTGCGACGGCGTGCTGATCGACAGCGAGGCCGTGGCCGCCGACGTGATCGTGCGCGAGCTCGACGCGCGCTGGCCGGGCGTCGATGCGCGGCCGGCCGTGATGCCGCTGCTCGGGCTGCGCATCGAGCGCGTGCTGGCGGGCGCGAGCGACGCGGTGGGGCGCGCGCTGTCGGCCGCCGACGTCGACGCGATCCGCCGTGCGGTCGAGGCGGCCGCCGTCAACGCGCCGATGGTCGACGGCATCGATGTGGCACTCGCGGCGATCGAGCTGACGACCGCCTGCGCGAGCAACAGCTATCGCGCATACGTCGAAGCGGCGCTCGCGCGCACCGGCCTCGCGCGCTTTTTCGGCGACCGGCTGTTCTGCGCGGATTCGGTCGCGCGGCCGAAGCCGGCGCCGGACGTGTATCTGGCGGCCGCGCGCACGCTCGGCGTGGCGCCCGCGAACTGCCTCGTCGTCGAGGACAGCGCGACGGGCATCACCGCGGCGGCCGCGGCCGGCATGACCGTGCTCGGCTTCGTCGGCGGCGGGCACGCATCGGCCGCGCAGATCGACGCGCTGCGCGGTATCGGCGCGCGTCACGTATTCGACGACATGCACGAGCTGCCCGGCTACGTCGCGCGCTGGCAGGCGACGGGCGCGGTGCTGCCGAACTAG
- a CDS encoding carbohydrate ABC transporter permease has protein sequence MSDLTFEGRRTPAVFDLVRRALPGTLAWLIALLLFFPIFWMAITAFKTEQQAYASTLWFMPTLDSFREVFARSNYFAFAWNSVLISAGVTVISLLFAVPAAYAMAFFPNHRTQKVLLWMLSTKMMPSVGVLVPIYLLWKNSGLLDTVSGLVIVYTLINLPIAVWMTFTYFNEIPKDILEAGRIDGASTWQEIVYLLMPMALPGLASTALLLVILSWNEAFWSINLSSSNAAPLTVFIASYSSPEGLFWAKLSAASLLAVAPILIVGWLSQKQLVRGLTFGAVK, from the coding sequence ATGAGCGACCTGACCTTCGAAGGCCGGCGCACGCCGGCCGTGTTCGACCTCGTGCGGCGCGCGCTGCCCGGCACGCTCGCATGGCTGATCGCGCTGCTGCTGTTCTTCCCGATCTTCTGGATGGCGATCACCGCGTTCAAGACCGAGCAGCAGGCGTATGCGTCGACGCTGTGGTTCATGCCGACGCTCGACAGCTTCCGCGAGGTGTTCGCGCGCAGCAACTATTTCGCGTTCGCGTGGAACTCGGTGCTGATCTCGGCCGGCGTCACGGTGATCTCGCTGCTGTTCGCGGTGCCGGCCGCGTATGCGATGGCGTTCTTCCCGAACCATCGCACGCAGAAGGTGCTGCTGTGGATGCTGTCGACGAAGATGATGCCGTCGGTCGGCGTGCTGGTGCCGATCTACCTGCTGTGGAAGAACTCCGGGCTGCTCGACACGGTGTCGGGGCTCGTGATCGTCTACACGCTGATCAACCTGCCGATCGCGGTATGGATGACCTTCACGTACTTCAACGAGATCCCGAAGGACATCCTCGAAGCCGGACGCATCGACGGCGCGTCGACGTGGCAGGAGATCGTCTACCTGCTGATGCCGATGGCGCTGCCGGGGCTCGCGTCCACCGCGCTGCTGCTCGTGATCCTGTCGTGGAACGAGGCGTTCTGGAGCATCAACCTGTCGAGCTCGAACGCCGCGCCGCTGACCGTGTTCATCGCGTCGTACTCGAGCCCCGAAGGGCTGTTCTGGGCGAAGCTGTCCGCCGCCTCGCTGCTCGCGGTCGCGCCGATCCTGATCGTCGGCTGGCTGTCGCAGAAGCAGCTCGTGCGGGGGCTCACGTTCGGGGCGGTCAAATGA
- a CDS encoding carbohydrate ABC transporter permease has translation MRHLRLPLSHAPSVGDASSPPGAPRRARGGASWLVSPSVAVLLLWMSIPLAMTILYSFSRYNLLNPDVKGFAGLDNYRFLATDPSFLPAIWHTLVLIGAVLAITVVGGVLMAVLFDRKFYGQGIARLLAIAPFFVMPTVSALIWKNMILHPVYGLVANAMRALGMTPIDWFADYPLTAVIIIVAWQWLPFAFLILFTAIQSLDQEQKEAARIDGAGPVAMFFYITLPHLKRAIAVVVMMETIFLLSIFAEIYTTTGGGPGDATTNLSYLIYALGLQQFDVGLASAGGIIAVVVANVVSFFLVRMLARNLKGEYEK, from the coding sequence ATGCGTCACCTGCGTCTTCCCCTGAGTCACGCGCCGTCGGTCGGCGACGCGTCGTCGCCGCCCGGTGCGCCGCGCCGGGCGCGCGGCGGCGCGAGCTGGCTCGTGTCGCCGTCCGTCGCGGTGCTGCTGCTGTGGATGTCGATTCCGCTCGCGATGACGATCTTGTATTCGTTCTCGCGCTACAACCTGCTGAACCCGGACGTGAAGGGCTTCGCCGGGCTCGACAACTACCGTTTCCTCGCGACCGATCCGTCGTTCCTGCCCGCGATCTGGCACACGCTCGTGCTGATCGGCGCGGTGCTCGCGATCACCGTGGTCGGCGGCGTGCTGATGGCCGTGCTGTTCGACCGCAAGTTCTACGGGCAGGGCATCGCGCGCCTGCTCGCGATCGCGCCGTTCTTCGTGATGCCGACGGTGTCCGCGCTGATCTGGAAGAACATGATCCTGCATCCGGTGTACGGGCTCGTCGCGAACGCGATGCGCGCGCTCGGGATGACGCCGATCGACTGGTTCGCCGACTACCCGTTGACGGCCGTGATCATCATCGTCGCGTGGCAGTGGCTGCCGTTCGCGTTCCTGATCCTGTTCACCGCGATCCAGTCGCTCGACCAGGAACAGAAGGAAGCCGCGCGCATCGACGGCGCCGGCCCGGTCGCGATGTTCTTCTACATCACGCTGCCGCACCTGAAGCGCGCGATCGCCGTGGTCGTGATGATGGAGACGATCTTCCTGCTGTCGATCTTCGCGGAAATCTATACGACGACGGGCGGCGGCCCCGGCGACGCGACGACCAACCTGTCTTACCTGATCTATGCGCTCGGCCTGCAGCAGTTCGACGTCGGCCTCGCGTCCGCGGGCGGCATCATCGCCGTCGTGGTCGCGAACGTCGTGTCGTTCTTCCTCGTGCGGATGCTCGCGCGCAACCTGAAGGGGGAGTACGAGAAATGA
- a CDS encoding ABC transporter substrate-binding protein — translation MQRKMLDAAARCFAGAALATAACAASAGTLTIATLNNPDMIELKKLSPAFEKANPDIKLNWVILEENVLRQRATTDITTGSGQFDVMAIGTYETPQWGKRGWLAPITGLPADYDLNDIVKTARDSLSYNGQLYALPFYVESSMTFYRKDLFAAKGLKMPDQPTYDQIAEFADKLTDKSKGTYGICLRGKAGWGENMAYVSTVVNTFGGRWFDENWNAQLTSPEWKKAINFYVNLLKKNGPPGASSNGFNENLTLTASGKCAMWIDATVAAGMLYNKQQSQVADKIGFAAAPVAVTPKGSHWLWAWALAVPKTSKQQDAARKFVAWATSKQYIEMVGKDEGWASVPPGTRASTYQRAEYKAAAPFSDFVLKAIETADPNDPSLKKVPYTGVQYVGIPEFQSFGTVVGQSIAGAVAGQMSVDLALAAGQAAADRAVRQAGYKK, via the coding sequence ATGCAACGAAAGATGCTCGACGCCGCCGCACGCTGTTTCGCCGGAGCCGCGCTCGCGACGGCGGCCTGCGCGGCGTCCGCCGGCACGCTGACGATCGCGACGCTGAACAACCCCGACATGATCGAGTTGAAGAAGCTGTCGCCGGCGTTCGAGAAGGCGAACCCCGACATCAAGCTGAACTGGGTGATCCTCGAGGAGAACGTGCTGCGCCAGCGCGCGACCACCGACATCACGACCGGCAGCGGCCAGTTCGACGTGATGGCGATCGGCACCTATGAAACGCCGCAGTGGGGCAAGCGCGGCTGGCTCGCGCCGATCACGGGGCTGCCGGCCGACTACGACCTGAACGACATCGTGAAGACCGCGCGCGACAGCCTGTCGTACAACGGCCAGCTCTACGCGCTGCCGTTCTACGTGGAAAGCTCGATGACGTTCTACCGCAAGGACCTGTTCGCGGCGAAGGGGCTGAAGATGCCCGACCAGCCGACCTACGACCAGATCGCCGAATTCGCGGACAAGCTCACCGACAAGTCGAAGGGCACCTACGGGATCTGCCTGCGCGGCAAGGCCGGCTGGGGCGAGAACATGGCGTACGTGTCGACGGTCGTGAACACGTTCGGCGGGCGCTGGTTCGACGAGAACTGGAACGCGCAGCTGACGTCGCCCGAATGGAAGAAGGCGATCAATTTCTACGTGAACCTGCTGAAGAAGAACGGCCCGCCGGGCGCGAGCTCGAACGGCTTCAACGAGAACCTGACGCTGACCGCGTCCGGCAAGTGCGCGATGTGGATCGACGCGACGGTCGCGGCCGGGATGCTCTACAACAAGCAGCAGTCGCAGGTGGCCGACAAGATCGGCTTCGCGGCCGCGCCGGTCGCCGTCACGCCGAAGGGCTCGCACTGGCTGTGGGCGTGGGCGCTGGCCGTGCCGAAGACGTCGAAGCAGCAGGACGCCGCGCGCAAGTTCGTCGCGTGGGCGACGTCCAAGCAGTACATCGAGATGGTCGGCAAGGACGAGGGCTGGGCCTCGGTGCCGCCGGGCACGCGCGCGTCGACGTATCAGCGCGCCGAGTACAAGGCCGCCGCGCCGTTCTCGGATTTCGTGCTGAAGGCGATCGAGACGGCCGACCCGAACGATCCGTCGCTGAAGAAGGTGCCGTACACGGGCGTGCAGTACGTCGGGATTCCTGAATTCCAGTCGTTCGGCACGGTGGTCGGCCAGTCGATCGCGGGCGCGGTCGCGGGCCAGATGTCGGTCGACCTGGCGCTCGCCGCCGGGCAGGCTGCCGCCGACCGCGCGGTGCGGCAGGCCGGCTACAAGAAGTAA
- a CDS encoding D-tagatose-bisphosphate aldolase, class II, non-catalytic subunit: MSGLTTVAERTRTAHADTVLRMIFDANRADAQRGIYSICSAHRLVLEAACETARTDGSPLLIEATCNQVNHLGGYTGMTPADFRRDVDAIAARCGLAPSALVLGGDHLGPNPWRHRRAADAMREAGAMVAAYVEAGFEKIHLDASMACADDPARLDDRTIAARAAELCRVAEDAAARAGIAPVYVIGTEVPTPGGEVAGDGDADGAAIARIAVTRSDSIAATLDAHRRAFSVAGLDDAWTRVVAVVAQPGVDFDDRHVLDYDSAKAASLGASILQTPRLVFEAHSTDYQTEASLAALVRDHFAVLKVGPALTFALREALFALTFIEDALIDDVAQRSRLRDVVDAAMRAQPEHWAPYYRGDETAQRLARQFSYSDRIRYYWLQPAVAAAVEQLFDNLARQPVPETLVAQWLPDVYAACRAGGLAKEPRAWVRHRIRDVIAHYARACGMQRPA, encoded by the coding sequence ATGTCCGGCCTGACGACCGTTGCCGAACGCACGCGCACCGCGCACGCGGACACCGTGCTGCGGATGATCTTCGACGCGAACCGCGCCGACGCGCAGCGCGGCATCTATTCGATCTGCAGCGCGCACCGGCTCGTGCTGGAGGCCGCGTGCGAAACCGCGCGCACCGACGGCTCGCCGCTGCTGATCGAGGCGACCTGCAATCAAGTGAACCATCTCGGCGGCTACACGGGCATGACGCCGGCCGATTTTCGCCGCGACGTCGATGCGATCGCCGCGCGCTGCGGGCTCGCGCCGTCGGCGCTCGTGCTCGGCGGCGATCATCTCGGCCCGAACCCCTGGCGGCATCGCCGCGCGGCCGACGCGATGCGCGAGGCCGGTGCGATGGTCGCCGCGTATGTCGAAGCCGGGTTCGAAAAGATCCATCTCGATGCGAGCATGGCGTGCGCGGACGACCCGGCGCGGCTCGACGATCGCACGATCGCCGCGCGCGCGGCCGAGCTGTGCCGCGTCGCGGAAGACGCGGCGGCGCGCGCCGGGATCGCGCCCGTCTACGTGATCGGCACCGAGGTGCCGACGCCGGGCGGCGAAGTGGCCGGCGACGGCGATGCGGACGGCGCCGCGATCGCGCGGATCGCGGTCACGCGCAGCGACAGCATCGCGGCGACGCTCGACGCGCATCGCCGTGCATTCTCGGTGGCCGGGCTCGACGACGCGTGGACGCGCGTCGTCGCCGTCGTCGCGCAGCCGGGCGTCGACTTCGACGATCGCCACGTGCTCGACTACGACAGCGCCAAGGCCGCGTCATTGGGCGCGAGTATCCTGCAGACGCCGCGCCTCGTGTTCGAAGCGCATTCGACCGACTACCAGACCGAAGCCTCGCTCGCCGCGCTGGTGCGCGACCACTTCGCGGTGCTGAAGGTCGGCCCCGCACTGACGTTCGCGCTGCGCGAGGCGCTGTTCGCGCTGACGTTCATCGAGGACGCGCTGATCGACGACGTCGCGCAGCGCTCGCGCCTGCGCGACGTCGTCGACGCCGCGATGCGCGCGCAGCCCGAGCACTGGGCGCCGTACTACCGCGGCGACGAGACCGCGCAGCGGCTCGCGCGCCAGTTCAGCTACAGCGACCGCATCCGCTATTACTGGCTGCAGCCGGCCGTCGCGGCCGCGGTCGAGCAACTGTTCGACAACCTCGCGCGGCAGCCGGTGCCGGAGACGCTCGTCGCGCAATGGCTGCCGGACGTGTACGCGGCGTGCCGTGCGGGCGGCCTCGCGAAGGAACCGCGCGCATGGGTGCGCCACCGGATACGCGACGTGATCGCGCACTATGCGCGCGCGTGCGGGATGCAGCGGCCGGCATGA
- a CDS encoding sugar kinase, with protein MAEIVVAGELLAEFVAAERGQGFDTPGLFAGPFPSGAPAIFADQAARLGARVAYAGCVGRDAFGDAIVARLSRDGVDVARIRRVARPTGTAFVAYRDDGSRSFVFTLSTSAAACVDASDVDTAMFDGCRYFHVMGSSLTSESAIAAVQRGVIEAARAGAKVSFDPNVRPEMLSFRPMRAALDEMLAACHLFLPSEADLPFFCGPQPAERAIAGLLATHPLLERVVLKRGAAGSVAFDRASRIDAQAYPVDELDPTGAGDCFGGTLVASLVAGLPIDVALRRANAAGAIAVTRRGPMEGNSSATEIDRFLTERGIACPA; from the coding sequence ATGGCCGAGATCGTCGTCGCCGGCGAGCTGCTGGCCGAATTCGTCGCCGCCGAGCGCGGCCAGGGCTTCGATACGCCGGGCCTGTTCGCCGGACCGTTCCCGAGCGGCGCGCCGGCGATCTTCGCCGATCAGGCCGCGCGGCTCGGCGCGCGCGTCGCGTATGCGGGCTGCGTCGGGCGCGACGCGTTCGGCGACGCGATCGTCGCGCGGCTCTCACGCGACGGCGTCGACGTCGCGCGCATCCGCCGCGTCGCCCGTCCGACCGGCACCGCGTTCGTCGCGTATCGCGACGACGGCTCGCGCAGTTTCGTCTTCACGTTGTCGACCAGCGCGGCCGCGTGCGTCGATGCGTCCGACGTCGACACCGCGATGTTCGACGGCTGCCGCTATTTCCACGTGATGGGCTCGTCGCTGACGAGCGAATCGGCGATCGCGGCGGTGCAGCGCGGCGTGATCGAGGCCGCGCGCGCCGGCGCGAAGGTGTCGTTCGATCCGAACGTGCGGCCCGAGATGCTGAGTTTCCGGCCGATGCGCGCGGCGCTCGACGAGATGCTCGCCGCGTGCCACCTGTTCCTGCCGAGCGAAGCCGATTTGCCGTTCTTCTGCGGGCCGCAGCCGGCCGAGCGCGCGATCGCGGGCCTGCTCGCGACGCATCCGCTGCTCGAGCGCGTCGTGCTCAAACGCGGCGCGGCCGGCAGTGTCGCGTTCGACCGTGCGAGCCGCATCGACGCGCAGGCTTATCCCGTCGACGAGCTCGATCCGACCGGCGCCGGCGACTGTTTCGGCGGCACGCTGGTCGCGAGCCTCGTCGCGGGCCTGCCGATCGATGTCGCGTTGCGCCGCGCGAACGCGGCGGGCGCGATCGCGGTCACGCGGCGCGGCCCGATGGAAGGCAACAGCAGCGCGACCGAGATCGACCGTTTCCTGACCGAACGAGGTATCGCATGTCCGGCCTGA
- a CDS encoding L-iditol 2-dehydrogenase: MRLADKVAILTGAASGIGEAVAQRYLDEGARCVLVDLKPASGSLARLIEASPGRAVAVTADVTRRDDIARIVATAVERFGGVDILFNNAALFDMRPILDESWDVFDRLFSVNVKGLFFLMQAVAQRMVEQGRGGKIVNMSSQAGRRGEALVSHYCATKAAVISYTQSAALALAPHRINVNGIAPGVVDTPMWEQVDALFARYENRPLGEKKRLVGEAVPLGRMGVPGDLTGAALFLASADADYITAQTLNVDGGNWMS; encoded by the coding sequence GTGAGACTGGCAGACAAGGTCGCGATCCTGACGGGCGCCGCAAGCGGCATCGGCGAGGCGGTCGCGCAACGCTATCTGGACGAGGGCGCGCGCTGCGTGCTGGTGGACCTGAAGCCTGCGAGCGGCTCGCTCGCACGGCTGATCGAGGCCAGCCCCGGCCGCGCGGTGGCCGTCACGGCCGACGTCACGCGCCGCGACGACATCGCGCGGATCGTCGCGACGGCGGTCGAGCGCTTCGGCGGCGTCGACATCCTGTTCAACAACGCGGCGCTGTTCGACATGCGCCCGATCCTCGACGAATCGTGGGACGTGTTCGACCGGCTGTTCTCGGTCAACGTGAAAGGGCTGTTCTTCCTGATGCAGGCCGTCGCGCAGCGGATGGTCGAGCAAGGGCGCGGCGGCAAGATCGTCAACATGTCGTCGCAGGCCGGCCGTCGCGGCGAGGCGCTCGTGTCGCACTACTGCGCGACCAAGGCCGCGGTGATCAGCTATACGCAGTCGGCCGCGCTCGCGCTCGCGCCGCACCGGATCAACGTGAACGGCATCGCGCCGGGCGTCGTCGACACGCCGATGTGGGAGCAGGTCGATGCGCTGTTCGCGCGTTACGAGAACCGGCCGCTCGGCGAGAAGAAGCGGCTCGTGGGCGAAGCCGTGCCGCTCGGCCGCATGGGCGTGCCGGGCGACCTGACGGGCGCTGCGCTGTTCCTCGCGTCGGCCGACGCCGACTACATCACCGCCCAGACGTTGAACGTCGACGGCGGCAACTGGATGAGCTGA
- a CDS encoding Fur family transcriptional regulator, producing the protein MATSSSIDARLSRADAFAAEHGLAWTPLRRQVYERVLAAQRPIGAYDLLAELEPQRGRVPPTTVYRALDFLVEHGFIHRIESKNAFFACCEIGVPHEGQFLICDACGDTVEIPGGDLAKQLSASGPAHGFEVHHQVVELSGLCGHCKRKPAQR; encoded by the coding sequence ATGGCTACCTCATCGTCCATTGACGCCCGGCTGTCCCGGGCCGACGCATTCGCCGCCGAGCACGGGCTCGCGTGGACGCCGCTGCGCCGCCAGGTCTACGAACGCGTGCTGGCCGCGCAGCGCCCGATCGGCGCGTACGACCTGCTCGCGGAACTCGAACCGCAGCGCGGCCGCGTGCCGCCGACGACCGTCTATCGCGCACTGGATTTCCTCGTCGAGCACGGCTTCATCCACCGGATCGAATCGAAGAACGCGTTCTTCGCCTGCTGCGAGATCGGCGTGCCGCACGAAGGCCAGTTCCTGATCTGCGATGCGTGCGGCGACACCGTCGAGATTCCCGGCGGCGACCTCGCGAAGCAGTTGTCCGCGAGCGGGCCCGCGCACGGTTTCGAAGTCCACCACCAAGTCGTCGAGCTGAGCGGCCTGTGCGGGCACTGCAAGCGCAAGCCCGCGCAGCGCTGA